The following are encoded together in the Bradyrhizobium sp. CCGUVB1N3 genome:
- a CDS encoding RidA family protein yields MPRQNISSGYAFEDAYGYSRAVRVGNQVFVSGTTARPPELGGDAYMQAKAALATIANALAKTGAGMQHVVRTVVYVIDMADTQHIVRAHSEAFGQIRPASTLVQVAGLTPASARVEIEATAIVCD; encoded by the coding sequence TTGCCAAGGCAGAACATTTCGTCCGGTTACGCCTTTGAAGACGCGTACGGCTACTCACGAGCCGTCCGCGTTGGAAATCAAGTCTTTGTATCTGGTACAACGGCCCGTCCGCCGGAACTAGGCGGCGATGCCTATATGCAGGCGAAAGCCGCGCTGGCGACTATAGCCAACGCACTAGCCAAGACCGGTGCAGGGATGCAGCATGTTGTTCGTACGGTGGTGTACGTTATCGACATGGCTGACACCCAACATATTGTCCGCGCCCATTCGGAAGCCTTCGGTCAAATCCGTCCGGCAAGTACGCTCGTTCAGGTCGCTGGTCTCACGCCGGCCTCCGCGCGGGTCGAGATCGAGGCAACGGCGATCGTCTGCGACTAA
- a CDS encoding carboxymuconolactone decarboxylase family protein, whose protein sequence is MHAERLLPVQTAPEGYATLRAVEAYILRCGLPRGLIDLVKMRASQINGCAYCLDVHSKDARKNGENEQRLYLLNGWRESPLYSPAERAALAWTEALTRIAGVHAPDSDYEELRKHFTDKEIVDLTILIGMINLWNRLAIGMRYVHDAS, encoded by the coding sequence ATGCATGCCGAACGACTGTTACCCGTGCAGACCGCGCCCGAGGGCTACGCGACACTCCGCGCGGTAGAGGCCTACATCCTTCGATGCGGGCTACCGCGAGGTTTGATCGACCTTGTGAAGATGCGAGCGTCTCAGATCAATGGCTGCGCGTATTGTCTCGACGTTCACAGCAAGGATGCGCGCAAGAACGGCGAGAACGAGCAGCGCCTCTACCTTCTCAATGGATGGCGCGAATCGCCGCTCTATTCGCCGGCCGAACGCGCCGCATTGGCATGGACTGAGGCGCTCACGAGGATCGCAGGGGTGCACGCGCCGGATTCAGACTACGAGGAACTAAGAAAGCATTTTACCGATAAAGAGATCGTCGATCTCACCATCCTCATTGGCATGATCAATCTTTGGAATCGGCTCGCCATCGGCATGCGCTACGTGCATGATGCAAGCTGA
- a CDS encoding alpha/beta fold hydrolase gives MLLPLGGRRIYYDLTGPEHGPVVCMTHSLMSDSGMWSEQMPTLLQAGFRVLRLDMRGHGGSDPGAGGDYTMQGIADDWAAALEALNLPRVHYIGLSIGGQSGQPFAIYHGDKLISTMLIACAPSSGTVGDDTSVWNRGMNAVRKANSVEPIADEVMGHFLSDATKKSRPGRWKQLRDTAAATTPAGMLGGAAAIMNYDFTAQLPSVRVPALALRGAQDPDGTEPAMRQLAKLVPGARYEEIPNANHFCNVDQPDAFNRIMMGWLDEQRKLT, from the coding sequence ATGCTACTGCCGCTTGGAGGACGCCGTATCTATTACGACTTGACCGGACCCGAGCACGGCCCGGTCGTCTGTATGACCCACTCGCTGATGTCCGACAGCGGGATGTGGAGCGAGCAGATGCCGACGCTGCTGCAGGCGGGATTTCGCGTGTTGCGCCTGGACATGCGAGGGCATGGCGGCAGCGATCCGGGTGCCGGCGGCGACTACACGATGCAGGGGATTGCGGATGATTGGGCCGCCGCGCTCGAAGCACTCAACCTGCCGCGCGTGCATTACATCGGTTTGTCTATCGGCGGGCAGTCTGGTCAGCCCTTTGCGATCTACCACGGCGACAAGCTGATCTCGACGATGTTGATCGCTTGCGCACCGTCGAGCGGCACGGTCGGCGACGACACCTCGGTGTGGAACAGAGGCATGAACGCCGTCCGCAAAGCGAACTCGGTGGAACCGATCGCCGATGAGGTGATGGGACACTTTCTTAGCGACGCGACCAAGAAGAGCAGGCCGGGTCGTTGGAAGCAGCTCCGCGATACCGCCGCGGCGACGACACCGGCGGGGATGCTCGGCGGCGCGGCGGCGATCATGAATTACGACTTCACGGCCCAGCTCCCGTCGGTTCGGGTCCCGGCATTGGCGCTCCGCGGTGCCCAGGATCCAGACGGCACGGAACCAGCGATGCGCCAGCTCGCCAAATTGGTACCGGGTGCCCGCTACGAGGAGATCCCAAACGCCAACCACTTCTGCAACGTCGACCAGCCCGATGCCTTCAATCGGATCATGATGGGCTGGCTCGATGAACAACGAAAACTGACCTGA
- the xth gene encoding exodeoxyribonuclease III yields MTIRIATWNVNSVRQRIEHLMTWLKECSPDIVCLQEIKCVDEAFPRLEIEALGYNVVTHGQKTFNGVALLSKLKFDETKSGLAGDDEDAHARFLEGVVTLKRGVLRIACLYLPNGNPVGTEKYPYKLKWMSRLLEYSKERLKAEEPLILAGDFNVIPAARDVHNPAAWTEDALFKTETRESFQSLLGLGLTDALRAVTDEPGLYTFWDYQAGAWQKNQGLRIDHLLMSPQASDKLANVGIDSYVRGWEKPSDHVPVWADLDLEAA; encoded by the coding sequence ATGACGATCCGCATCGCAACCTGGAACGTGAACTCGGTCCGGCAGCGGATCGAGCATCTCATGACCTGGCTGAAGGAGTGCTCGCCCGACATCGTTTGCCTCCAGGAGATCAAATGCGTCGACGAGGCCTTTCCGCGACTGGAGATCGAGGCACTCGGCTACAACGTCGTCACCCACGGGCAGAAGACGTTCAATGGTGTGGCGCTGCTTTCGAAACTCAAGTTCGACGAGACCAAATCGGGGCTTGCCGGCGACGATGAGGACGCGCACGCCCGCTTTCTCGAGGGCGTGGTGACGCTGAAGCGGGGCGTCCTGCGGATCGCCTGCCTCTATCTGCCCAACGGAAATCCGGTCGGGACCGAGAAATATCCCTATAAACTCAAGTGGATGTCGCGACTTCTTGAGTATTCGAAGGAGCGTCTCAAGGCTGAGGAGCCATTGATCCTCGCCGGCGACTTCAACGTGATCCCCGCCGCCCGCGACGTCCACAATCCCGCGGCCTGGACCGAAGATGCCCTCTTCAAGACCGAGACGCGGGAGAGTTTTCAATCCCTGCTCGGCCTGGGGCTGACCGACGCGCTGCGCGCGGTCACCGACGAGCCCGGCCTCTACACCTTCTGGGATTACCAGGCCGGCGCCTGGCAGAAGAACCAGGGCTTGCGGATCGACCATCTCCTGATGTCGCCGCAGGCGAGCGACAAGCTCGCCAATGTCGGGATCGACAGCTATGTGCGCGGCTGGGAAAAGCCGTCGGACCACGTGCCGGTGTGGGCGGATCTGGATCTCGAGGCGGCGTAA
- a CDS encoding IS5 family transposase, with translation MIQAPNRSLESCATPGEAHDNRLCSVLLSALLPKTMLLADRGYDADWIRELARQQGAWANIPPKQNRKDPICFSPYLYRARNLIERFFNKIKQCRRVATRYDKLAADYLAFVKLASIRIWLRANESTPRRASAVGLLEWR, from the coding sequence GTGATTCAAGCTCCGAACCGGAGCCTCGAATCATGCGCTACGCCCGGTGAGGCGCATGACAACCGGTTGTGTTCGGTTCTGCTCAGCGCATTGCTTCCCAAGACGATGTTGCTCGCGGATCGCGGCTACGACGCCGACTGGATCAGGGAGCTTGCCCGCCAGCAAGGAGCATGGGCGAACATTCCGCCGAAACAAAATCGCAAAGACCCGATCTGCTTCAGTCCGTATCTGTATCGCGCACGCAATTTGATCGAGCGGTTCTTCAACAAGATCAAGCAATGTCGGCGTGTCGCGACCCGATACGACAAACTCGCAGCCGACTATCTTGCGTTCGTCAAACTCGCATCAATCCGAATTTGGCTGCGTGCTAATGAGTCCACGCCTAGGCGAGCGTCGGCGGTCGGTCTGCTCGAATGGCGCTGA
- a CDS encoding tetratricopeptide repeat protein, producing the protein MRTSRRTIVAFVLGASALAAPALAFDGAPVSPQDAAIPVVSPAPGSAAALRKAVPPAATNPDTSFTALQYAAEGGHPIAQWKLGRMYANGEGVAQDDLRAFDYFSRLVNAHATDSPSLPQAPMVANAFVALGRYYLNGIPNSKVKPDQERARELFSYAAAYFGNADAQYDLARLYLKSPDASRDAFTQGARWLGLAAQKGQHEAQALLGQMLFNGDRLPRQAARGLMWLTLARDSAGTDETWIKESYNRAFAKASDDDRAMCLQMLEQWVQGRRD; encoded by the coding sequence CGTTTGTGTTGGGGGCTTCCGCGCTGGCCGCGCCGGCGCTTGCCTTCGACGGTGCGCCGGTCAGTCCACAGGATGCGGCCATTCCGGTGGTCTCGCCTGCGCCGGGTAGCGCCGCAGCGCTGCGCAAGGCCGTGCCGCCGGCTGCGACCAATCCCGATACCTCCTTCACCGCCCTGCAATACGCCGCCGAAGGCGGTCATCCCATCGCGCAGTGGAAGCTCGGGCGGATGTACGCCAATGGCGAGGGCGTCGCGCAGGACGATCTGCGCGCCTTCGACTATTTCAGCCGGCTCGTGAACGCGCATGCGACCGACAGCCCGTCGCTGCCCCAGGCGCCGATGGTGGCGAACGCCTTCGTCGCGCTCGGCCGCTATTACCTCAACGGTATCCCGAACTCGAAGGTGAAACCGGATCAGGAGCGGGCGCGCGAGCTGTTCTCCTACGCGGCGGCCTATTTCGGCAACGCCGATGCACAGTACGATCTCGCCCGGCTCTATCTGAAGTCGCCGGACGCCTCGCGCGATGCCTTCACGCAAGGCGCGCGCTGGCTGGGCCTCGCCGCGCAGAAGGGCCAGCACGAGGCGCAGGCGCTGCTCGGACAGATGCTGTTCAACGGCGATCGCCTGCCGCGGCAGGCCGCGCGCGGCCTGATGTGGCTGACGCTGGCCCGCGACAGCGCCGGCACCGACGAGACCTGGATCAAGGAAAGCTACAACCGCGCCTTCGCCAAGGCGTCCGACGACGACCGGGCGATGTGCCTGCAAATGCTCGAGCAGTGGGTCCAGGGCCGCCGCGATTGA
- a CDS encoding alpha/beta fold hydrolase, whose protein sequence is MAPVAPLLATIFVLLASVVAPAHDALVTVGSDRLHVETLGESNPTIVFEAGLGNDSTTWKSVAGPIAAFAHVVLYDRVGLGQSSHLEDNRAALTADEVAGRLHALLATADIRPPYILVGHSLGGLYMQMFARKYPTEVSGVVLLEASSTEAPNELKTRAKLVPGTAAYLEEEGVAESNQQVRNAGPFPDVPLTVIAATDHGPYFREWEPTLMRLQQQLATLSPQGSLIVAQGSGHDVQQDRPETVIEAVRRMAAAVQAKR, encoded by the coding sequence GTGGCCCCGGTTGCCCCATTGCTGGCGACCATTTTCGTTCTTCTCGCTTCGGTCGTGGCGCCGGCCCACGACGCGCTCGTCACTGTAGGCAGCGACAGGCTGCACGTTGAAACGCTCGGCGAGTCCAACCCCACGATCGTCTTCGAAGCGGGCCTTGGCAACGATTCCACGACCTGGAAATCGGTCGCCGGCCCGATCGCAGCCTTCGCGCACGTTGTGCTCTACGATCGCGTCGGCCTCGGCCAGAGCTCGCACCTTGAGGACAACCGCGCCGCTCTTACCGCCGACGAGGTCGCCGGCAGGCTGCATGCGCTGCTCGCGACGGCCGACATCCGCCCGCCCTATATCCTGGTCGGGCATTCGCTGGGCGGCCTCTACATGCAGATGTTCGCGCGAAAGTACCCGACGGAAGTGTCCGGCGTCGTCTTGCTGGAAGCCTCCAGCACCGAGGCGCCCAATGAGTTGAAGACGCGTGCGAAGCTTGTGCCGGGGACGGCGGCCTATTTGGAGGAGGAGGGTGTTGCCGAGAGCAACCAGCAGGTCAGGAATGCCGGTCCATTTCCGGATGTGCCGCTCACCGTGATCGCCGCGACCGATCATGGCCCCTACTTCAGGGAATGGGAGCCAACCTTGATGCGGCTTCAACAGCAACTGGCCACCCTATCTCCGCAGGGCAGCTTGATTGTCGCGCAAGGCAGCGGCCACGATGTCCAGCAGGATCGTCCAGAGACCGTGATCGAGGCCGTTAGGCGAATGGCGGCCGCCGTGCAGGCAAAGCGATAG
- a CDS encoding ATP-binding protein — protein MGWPGNSADTNEPRNGLIGAFLYWLGGFEIEDGLTADLSEREMRRIRAKQVDAVTQLIPVTMAVNMLTVAIVLILFWGRGWNGFLAVWGVTITAVAELALRAWRRSRVHPPQEVSPRATRQIMRQAFFLAAIWGTLPLALFSQVGPTSQLILACLMVGMIAGGAFTLSTFPRAGLVYLATITLACAGALLLCGSGPYLVTAVFLLLFAFFMARNIVSQGNLFLGNLKAQLALERQTEIISLLLKEFQENASDWLWQTDAEGHLVHVPERFAAVAQMPLPLLQGAHFADVLDMLCPEDMSTAYDIIGLMEQSEPLHEMSIKVVAGGEARLWSLTAKPSYDRDGQFLGYRGFGRDVTERWRAEKAEAENRAKSNFLAVMSHEIRTPMNGVLGLANMLLETSLDPEQREAVTTIRESGDNLQRILNDILDLSKLEAGRFEFEAIDFSPQALVETVATIVRASAKAKGLAVKVALDPNLPPALRGDAARIRQVLLNLASNAVKFTDAGEVTISATCQARRDLLATVEWTVTDSGIGIAPEKVGQLFADFAQADASISRRFGGTGLGLAISRRIIEQMGGTIGVTSVPGESSTFRFALVLPWSQALLSDREADRDEADDLKGRIAALDRPLKVLVAEDDAVNRMVVSKMLGEFDIDLRVVTDGVEAVEAAADGDYDVVLMDVRMPEMDGLAATRAIRAPGGAFAALPIIALTANAFPEDVKICREAGMSDFLAKPLRKQALVAALLRALDHVTASDAPLQPEQEPPAARVLHSSI, from the coding sequence ATGGGATGGCCCGGCAATTCCGCAGATACCAATGAGCCGCGCAACGGCCTGATCGGCGCGTTCCTCTATTGGCTCGGCGGCTTCGAGATCGAGGACGGCCTGACGGCCGATCTCAGCGAGCGCGAGATGCGCCGGATCCGGGCCAAACAGGTCGATGCAGTCACGCAGCTGATCCCGGTGACCATGGCCGTGAACATGCTCACCGTCGCGATCGTGCTGATCCTGTTCTGGGGCAGGGGCTGGAACGGATTCCTCGCCGTCTGGGGAGTGACGATCACGGCCGTTGCCGAGCTGGCGTTGCGCGCGTGGCGGCGCTCGCGCGTTCATCCGCCGCAGGAGGTCTCGCCGCGCGCCACGCGGCAGATCATGCGCCAGGCGTTTTTCCTCGCGGCGATCTGGGGCACGCTGCCGCTTGCGCTGTTCAGCCAGGTCGGGCCGACCAGCCAGCTGATCCTGGCCTGCCTGATGGTCGGGATGATCGCGGGCGGCGCCTTCACGCTCTCGACCTTCCCGCGCGCTGGCCTCGTCTATCTCGCCACCATCACGCTCGCCTGCGCCGGAGCGCTGCTGTTGTGCGGCAGCGGGCCGTATCTGGTGACCGCGGTGTTCCTGCTGCTGTTCGCCTTCTTCATGGCGCGCAACATCGTCTCGCAAGGCAATCTGTTCCTCGGCAATCTCAAGGCGCAGCTCGCGCTCGAGCGGCAGACCGAGATCATCTCGCTCTTGCTGAAGGAGTTTCAGGAGAACGCCAGCGACTGGTTGTGGCAGACCGATGCGGAAGGGCATCTCGTGCATGTGCCCGAGCGCTTCGCAGCAGTCGCGCAGATGCCGTTGCCGCTGCTGCAAGGCGCGCATTTCGCCGACGTGCTCGACATGCTCTGTCCCGAGGACATGAGCACCGCCTACGACATCATCGGCCTGATGGAGCAGAGCGAGCCGTTGCACGAGATGAGCATCAAGGTCGTTGCCGGCGGTGAGGCGCGGCTGTGGTCGCTGACGGCAAAGCCGTCATACGATCGCGACGGCCAGTTCCTCGGCTATCGCGGCTTCGGCCGCGACGTCACCGAGCGCTGGCGCGCGGAAAAGGCCGAGGCCGAAAACCGGGCGAAATCGAACTTCCTCGCCGTGATGAGCCACGAGATCCGCACGCCCATGAACGGTGTGCTCGGGCTTGCGAACATGTTGCTCGAGACCTCGCTCGATCCGGAGCAGCGCGAGGCCGTCACCACGATCCGCGAGTCCGGCGACAATCTCCAGCGCATCCTCAACGACATCCTCGACCTCTCCAAGCTGGAGGCCGGCCGTTTCGAGTTCGAGGCGATCGACTTCTCGCCGCAGGCGTTGGTCGAGACGGTTGCCACGATCGTGCGCGCCAGTGCCAAGGCCAAGGGCCTTGCGGTGAAGGTCGCACTCGATCCGAACCTGCCGCCGGCGCTGCGCGGCGACGCCGCCCGGATCAGGCAGGTGCTGCTCAACCTTGCCTCCAACGCGGTGAAGTTCACAGATGCGGGCGAGGTGACGATATCAGCCACCTGCCAGGCGCGCCGCGACCTGCTCGCGACCGTCGAGTGGACCGTGACAGACAGCGGCATCGGCATTGCGCCCGAGAAGGTCGGTCAGCTCTTCGCCGATTTCGCGCAGGCCGACGCCTCGATCAGCCGACGTTTCGGCGGCACAGGATTGGGCCTGGCGATCTCCCGGCGCATCATCGAGCAGATGGGCGGCACGATCGGCGTCACCTCAGTGCCGGGCGAGAGTTCGACCTTCCGCTTCGCGCTGGTGCTGCCGTGGAGCCAGGCGCTGCTGTCCGACCGAGAGGCCGATCGTGACGAAGCGGATGACCTCAAGGGCCGCATCGCGGCGCTCGACCGGCCGCTGAAGGTGCTGGTCGCGGAGGATGACGCCGTCAACCGCATGGTCGTGAGCAAGATGCTGGGCGAATTCGACATCGACTTGCGCGTCGTGACCGACGGCGTCGAGGCGGTCGAGGCCGCCGCGGACGGCGACTATGATGTCGTGCTGATGGACGTGCGCATGCCCGAGATGGACGGCCTTGCCGCGACGAGGGCGATCCGCGCGCCGGGTGGTGCCTTCGCGGCGCTGCCGATCATCGCCCTGACCGCCAACGCGTTCCCCGAGGACGTCAAGATCTGCCGTGAGGCAGGGATGTCGGACTTTTTGGCAAAACCTTTGCGCAAGCAAGCACTGGTCGCGGCCTTGCTGCGTGCGCTGGATCACGTAACCGCAAGCGATGCCCCTCTACAACCGGAGCAGGAGCCGCCCGCCGCGCGGGTGCTGCATTCCAGCATTTGA